From the genome of Alkalihalobacillus sp. TS-13:
TCATGCTTCTGGGCTATAATCCAGCGTTTACACAGCTGGCGTATCGTATTGGAGACTCGATCACAAATACGATCACGCCAATGCTCGCTTATTTCGCAATCCTTCTCACCTTTGCGAAGAAGTATGATCCGAAGATGGGTGTCGGAACGCTTATGTCTGTCCTTCTTCCATACTCGATCGGTTTTACGATTTTCTGGACGCTTCTGTTCGCGGTTTGGTATTTCTTAGGACTGCCGCTCGGGCCAGGAGAATACATCCATTTGAAAAACTGATCTTTTTAAAACAGGGAGGGTTACTGGATGGTACCCTTCCTACCCTATTTTTTACATTGATTCTTTAAAAAAGGAAAAGGAGGGTAACAGATGAAAACAAAGGTGACCAATGTTCGCTTATTCGATGGCTATAAGCTGCATCCGGATAAGACGATGATTGTCTTTGATGAAAAAGGGATTACGGTGATCGGGAAGAATGCAGATGGAATCGATGCTGATCAAGTGATTGACGGGGAAGGGTTGACCTGTTTGCCTGGCTTGATGGATTGTCACGTGCATCTCACCATGGATGGCAATCCCGATCCTTTTCGGGAGCTGTCAGATGATTCCGAAGCAGATGGTTCGTTCCGTGCTGTCGTTAACGCACGTAAACAATTGGAGGCGGGCGTGACCACCGTACGGAATGTCGGGGCTCAGTATAATATCGATATCGCACTCCGCAACGCGATTGAAAAAGGGGTCATTGAAGGTCCTCGGGTCTTAGCGTCTGGAAAACCGATTGTCATGACTGGCGGACACGGCCATAACATGGCGATTGAGGCGGACGGTGTTGATGAAATTCGTAAGGCAGCGAGAACTCAATTGAAGGCAGGTGCTGACCTGTTGAAGCTGATGGCTACTGGCGGTGTCATGACGCCAAACGTCGATCCTGGGGCTGCCCAGCTTGATGAAGACGAGCTGCGTTGTGCCTGTACGGAAGCCTCTAAAGCCGGAAAAACGACCGCTGCACACGCACAGGGGAGAGAAGGCATCAAGAATGCGATCCTTGCTGGGATTACGACTATTGAACATGGGATCTACCTTGATGACGAATTGATCCAGATGATGTTGACGTCTGGTACATATCTCGTACCGACCCTCTCAGCACCATTTTTTATTGCCGAAAACGGGGTGGAAGGCGGCATACCTCAACATGCAATTGAAAAAACAAAGATCGTGATGGAGGATCATAAAAAGAGTTTCTTACAAGCTTATGAAGCTGGAGTGAAAATTGCAGCTGGTACGGATGCAGGAACGCCGTTCAACCTTCACGGGGACTTTCCGAAAGAGCTTGAATTGATGGTCGAATACGGAATGGATGAAGTGGACGTACTACGCTCAGCGACAGCCATAGCAGCTAGTGCAATGGACATTTTAAAGGAAACAGGATCAGTGGAAGAAGGAAAACGAGCTGATTTGTTGTTTGTTGAAGGAAACCCAGTTGAAGAAATTTCAGATGTACGGAACGTCGTTTACGTGTTTAAAAATGGAAAATGTGTTGCGAAGAACAATGAAAAAACACCTCAAAAGGTGTAATACCAATGAAAAGGGATGAATGATGTGATGGATGAATTATTTGCAAAATTGGAAGCGCAATATGAAGAGATGGTGGAGATCCGCCGCCACCTCCACCAAAACCCGGAGCTTTCTTTTGAAGAAGTGGAAACGCCGAAGTTCATCGCTGCGTACCATGAAAAACTAGGGCATGAAGTCCGGACAGGAGTCGGTGGACGAGGCGTAGTTGCGAAGCTGAAAGGTGGGAAGCCTGGAAAGACGGTCGCACTTCGCGCAGATTTCGATGCACTTCCGATCCAGGAGGAAAACGATCTGCCATACAAATCAAAAGCGGATGGTAAGATGCATGCCTGCGGACACGATGGACATACAGCAACATTGCTTGGTCTTGCGAAAGCATTGAACAGCGTGAAGGAAGAGCTAGAGGGGACAATCGTCTTCATCCACCAGCATGCGGAAGAATTGCAGCCTGGCGGGGCAATTGCGATGATCGAGGATGGCTGTCTTGAAGGTGTTGATGTTATTTTCGGGACACACCTCTGGGCAACCAGTCCTCTCGGTGAAATCGGCTACCGTACAGGGCCGTTCATGGCGGCGGCAGACCGGTTCACGATCAAGATCCAGGGAAAAGGAGGCCATGGAGCACAACCGCACCGTACAAAAGATGCAGTCGTGATCGGGGCTCAGGCGATCACGAACCTTCAACAGCTCGTCAGCAGAAGGGTCGATCCCCTTGAATCTGCAGTCGTTTCGGTCGGGGCGTTTGAAGCGATCAATGCTTTCAACGTTATTGCGGATTCGGTGAAATTGACAGGCACGGTGAGGACATTTGATGAAGACGTACGTGACCTGCTCGAAAATGAGATTGAGAGAGTGGTTAAAGGGACGTGTATCGCATCAGATGCAGAATACACCTATAACTACGTGAGGGGCTATCCGGCTACCGTCAATCATCCTGAGGAAACGGAATTAGTCGCCAGCATCGCAGGGGCAGTCCCTGGTGTGACGGAAGTGAAAGAAGTACCACCAGAAATGGGGGCAGAGGATTTCGCTTATTATCTGCAACACGTGAAAGGAACGTTCTTCTTCACAGGTGCTCAAAACCCAGATTGGGATGTGACCTATCCACATCATCACCCGAAATTCAATATCGACGAACGCGCCTTATTAGTGGCAGCGAACACACTTGGAGCAGCGACCTTAACTTATTTGAAGCAGGGAAGCGCGCATGTGAACCAACAAGCAAGAGTCAAATAAGAGCGTTGTAGGGGATCGGTCCTTTTGAGCCTCCTCTTTTCCAATTGTCCAGATAATTTGAAACTTTGTCCAGAAAACTTGGAGTTTTGTCCAGATAATGAAAATGCACAAATTTTGAAAAAGGAGGCTGACATGTTACAACAACTGCTATCAGACTACGATTCTAGCTTGAGTCATTCAGGAGTAAATGGAGAACGGCTTGCAAATCGTTTGGAGGAACTCTCTAGCATTGGCTGTACTTCAGAGAACGGTTCTTATCGTCTCGGTTTTTCCGCAGAAGAGCGACAGGCGAAGGAACTCGTGAAAAAGTGGATGACTGAAGCGGGTCTTACCGTCAAAGAAGATAGAGCCGGAAACGTATTTGGGAGGAAAGAAGGGCAGAACAATTTACCTGCCATCTTATCTGGATCACATGTTGACAGCGTGCCAATTGGTGGCCATTTTGACGGTCCGCTCGGCGTACTTTCCGCCCTTGAAGTAGCACAAGCCTGGAAGGAAACTGGATATGTTCCAGAGCGTCCGTTTGAAGTCGTCATTTTTTCAGATGAAGAAGGATCCCGGTTCAATGGCGGATTGACTGGGAGTACAGCATTCGTTGGAGAACTGGATCTCGAACGTCAGCGCGCCATGACGGATAAAGATGGCTTATCATTTGAACAAGTTCTCGAAAAGGTCGGATTATCCATCGAAACCATTGCAGAGGCGAAACGAAATGCTGAAGAGGTCGCACTATTTGTGGAAGTTCATATCGAGCAGGGTAAACGTCTTGAGAAAAATGATCTGCCGGTTGGAATCGTAACAGGAATCGCGGGGCCGGTCTGGCTAGAATTCACTTTTGATGGGGAAGCAGGCCATGCTGGGAACACACCGATGAATGACCGAACAGATGCACTTGCCGCTGCCAGTTCTTTTATCGGAAAAGTCCAGGAACTTCCGGAGACGATGAGTGACTCAGCTGTCGCTACAGTGGGAAAACTCAATGTCTATCCGAATGGCGTCAATGTCATTCCTGGACAGGTGAAGCTGTATGTGGATGTTCGGGATATTCATGAAGAAACACGCGATCAGCTCATAAATAAGATACTAGAGGCTGCCGAGGTTATTATGGGTCAAACCGGTGTGGACGTGACCTGGAAAGAAATGATACGAAAGCAACCTGTCCCGATACGAAAAGATTTGCAGGATCTTTTCAGTAAAGCGGTAGAAGCGAATGGAATCGAACCATTCTTTTTACCGAGCGGGGCGGGACATGATGCGATGATCGTCGGCAGACACATTCCAGCTGCGATGCTTTTTGTAAGGAGTCAGGATGGAGTCAGCCACAACCCGGCAGAATGGTCTTCTCTGAACGATTGCATACAAGGCGTACACGTATTGAAGACATTCCTTGAACGAAGTATGGATGAACTACCTGAATAGCGTGTCGAAAAAAGAAAGCGGACTATAGTCGTCCTCCAGACGAGTTATGTCGCAAATGTGTTGTAGAACATCCGGTGTTTTACTCCATATTTGCGATTTTTCATGTCGAAACGCAAAAATTGTGTTTAAAATCAGGGTGATAAATCTGGAAGATAAAGGTATCAACAAAACTCTATCGGTATAATAAATTTATGAATATGAAATATTATTACTAATACCATTGAAAATTTGTTAAAATTAAGAAAAATCAGTTTTATAATTAGGGTTATTTTTCGAATAAAACTAGTTGAAAGTATTTAAGGAGAGGAAAAAAATGAAAAGAAGTGAAATGGATTTCGAACTTTTCTGTATCCACTGTAAAGAAGATGTAGATCACCATTTTACGTACATCAATGGAGAAATATCTCAGATTCGATGTAATCAATGTGGGCAGGTACTAGAGATAAAAATGGATTTGAAAAAGAAACTTTCAAGTGAACTATATGATAAAATCGCTCGAAAACCTAAAAGGTTAACTGAAGAATATAAAGAGGATTTTCGGAAGTTTATCTTTTCGATTCCATTTAGAATTGTGAAAAAACCATATTCTGTTTATAGATATATAAAAGATACAAGAGAAGTATTCAGTGAACACAATAAAATTATCAAGAAGAAAGAAAAAAAATAACCTAAATTACGCCATATACAAACAGAGCTTCCTTTAAAAGGAGGCTCTTTTTTATGTTTGATTACTTGACTAAAAAAGTAATACATAATATGCTTTTACAAAAGTAACACATATGAACAAATGTAAAAGGAGGAGAAGTGATGTATAAAACTCTTAACCTACCGGCACATATTGATACGGGTAAATTAATTGAACTTTATAAGCAAATGTGGCTGATAAGATACTTTGATGAAAAGGTCGACCAATTTTTTGCTAAAGGGATGATTCATGGAACGACACATTTATGCGTTGGACAAGAAGCTTCCGCTGCTGGTTCAATCGCTGCATTGCAAAAAGAAGATAAAATTACAAGCACGCATAGAGGGCATGGTCATTGTATTGCAAAAGGTGCGGAAACAAACAGAATGATGGCGGAATTATTCGGTCGTGAAACAGGATATTGTAAAGGAAAAGGTGGATCAATGCATATTGCCGATCTTGAAAAAGGAAATCTTGGAGCAAACGGAATCGTCGGAGGGGGGATTCCTCTGGCGGTTGGTGCTGGATTGACTTCCAAAATGAAGCAAGAAGGATATGTTGTTCTCAGCTTTTTCGGAGATGGTGCAAGCAATGAAGGGAGTTTTCATGAATCTGTGAATTTGGCGTCAATATGGAAGTTACCGGTTGTATTCATTTGTGAAAACAACCAATACGGCATGTCCGGCCCGGTGAAAGAAATGGTGAACGTCGATAATATCGCCGAGCGTGCACCTGCGTATGGTATCCCGGGTGAAGTAGTAGATGGCAATGATGTGATCGAAATCATCAATACAGTCTATGATGCGGTGGAAAATGCTCGAGCTGGTAATGGCCCATCACTGATTGAAGTAAAAACATACCGATGGAAAGGTCATTCCAAAAGTGATGCTAAAAAATACCGTACTAGAGAAGAAGAAATGACTTGGAGAGAGAAAGACGCAATCAAGCAATTTAAAGATTTGCTAATTAAAGAACAAATTTTCACAGAAGACACTGCTGAAAAACTTCGAACAGAAGCCAAACAAGAAATAGAGGATGCTGTGGCGTTCGCCGAAAACAGTCCTGAACCGGCCATTGGTACTTTACTAGAAGATGTCTATGCGTAAGGGGGAGAAAAAAATGAGGGAAATTACCTACCTAGAAGCAGTTCGAGAAGCAATGAGCCAAGAGATGAGGAAAAATGAAAATGTTTTTATTCTGGGTGAAGATATTGGTGTGTATGGTGGAGCTTTTGGGGTAACTCGTGGAATGATAGAAGAGTTTGGTGCTGAACGTGTCCGCAACACACCAATTTCAGAATCAGCGATTGCCGGAGCAGCGGTAGGTTCCGCACTTACTGGTATGAGACCAATCCTTGAATTGCAATTCTCGGACTTTATCACGATAGCAATGGATCAATTAGTGAACCAAGCAGCGAAGCTTAGGTATATGTATGGTGGAAAAGGAACTGTTCCTATGGTTTTACGAACTCCTGCAGGATCTGGTACAGGGGCAGCTGCTCAGCATTCTCAAAGTTTAGAAGCTTGGATGACCCACATTCCTGGATTGAAAGTCCTCCAACCCTCTACGGCTTATGATGCAAAAGGATTGTTGAAAGCAGCTATTGATGATGACAATCCTGTTATATTCTATGAACATAAATTGCTTTATAAAACGAAAGGTGATGTTCCAGAAGAGGAGTACTCTATTCCGATAGGTAAAGCGGATATAAAACGGCAAGGGAACGATGTAACGATCATAGCTACCTCCCTAATGGTGAAGAAAGCACTAGAAGCAGCTGCTGAACTTGAAAAAGAAGGAATTGATGTTGAAGTTGTTGACCCACGTACACTTGTACCCCTTGATGAAGAGACCATCATTGAATCTGTGAAAAAAACAGGCAGAGTTGTAATTGTTCATGAAGCCGTTAAACGTGGTGGATTTGGCGGGGAAATTGCAAGCGTCATTTCTGAAAGCGAAGCATTCGACTATCTTGACTCACCGATCAAAAGGTTAGGTGGCTTGCCAATTCCGATTCCATATAATCCAAACTTGGAAAAAGCCACTGTCCCCCAAGTAGACAATATCATCGATTCGATAAAAGAAGCGGTTCGTTTCAAATAGGGAGGGATGAAAATGGCAAAGGAAATCTTTATGCCAAAGTTGAGTAGTACGATGGAAGAGGGGACTCTTTTGCAATGGCTCAAGGAGGAAGGTGATCCTGTAGATATTGGAGAGCCCCTTTTCGAAATCATGACCGACAAAATCAATATTGAAGTTGAGGCCTATGATGAAGGTGTACTATTAAAAAAATACTACAAGGTTGATGATGAAATCCCGGTAAATCAAATTATTGGTTATATAGGGGAAGAAAACGAAGAACTACCAGCTGAGTCACCAGGATTAACCTCGGATAATTCCTCTCCTACTGAAAGCGAAAAGCAACCAGAGAAGGAAGGGTCGAATAAGCAAACGAATTCGGATACTCAATTTGATAAAAAGGTGCGTGCTACCCCTGCAGCAAGAAGGATAGCAAGAGAGCAAGGGGTTAAGTTGTCCTCTGTTGACGGAAGCGGACAAAATGAAAGGATTCATCAGCGTGATGTCGCTCAATATCTTGAAAATGAAAAAACGGAAAAAGGGATCACTCCGCTTGCTGAGAAAATAGCCAACAACGAAAACATAGAAATTGATAATATTACAGGAACAGGCGTACACGGAAAAATTGTGAAGGATGATGTCATAGCAGCTATTGAAGGAAAAGACCACACGCCTGAAATGGAGGTTACCAAGAGTAGGAAACTAGCAGGTATACGTAAAGTGGTTGCTGAGAATATGCAAAAAAGTGTCAATACTGCCCCCCATGTCACACTTACAAGTGATATTGATATGACTAAAGTGAAAGAATTACGCTCTCAGCTCCTTCCAACAATTGAAAATCAAACCGGGTTCCGCTTGTCCTATACAGAAGTGATTGTAAAAGCGGTAGGATCAGCTTTATCTCTTCATCCTAATGTCAATACGTCATTGGTTGAAAATGAAATCGTATTTAATGAGCGTGTGAACATTGGTTTAGCCGTATCAGTAGATGATGGCCTTATGGTTCCAGTAATAAAGGATGTAAACGAAAAGAGTTTATCAATATTGACAACGGAAGCTAAAGAAATGGGACAACTAGCTCGTGAACAAAAATTAAAAGCAGAGAAAATGAAGGGTGCGACTTTTACTGTCAGTAATTTAGGAATGTATGCCATCGATGCATTCACCCCAATTATCAATTTACCTGAGACAGCTATATTAGGGATTGGAAGGATTCAGGATAAACCAGTCGCTATTGATGGTACGATTGAGATCCGTCCGATGATGGTCGTAAGTTTGTCATTTGATCACCGGACTATTGATGGAGCGCCGGCAGCTGAATTTTTAACTGAACTAAAATCGATTTTGGAAAATCCTTTTAAACTTTTAGCATAGGTGGTGAAATACCGTGACAAAAACATACGATATCGCTGTTGTTGGGGGCGGTCCTGGCGGATATGTCGCAGCATTGCATGCAGCCAAACTAGGAAAGAAAGTCGCTCTTGTCGAAGTGACTTTCCTAGGTGGGACGTGTTTGAACAAAGGTTGTATCCCTTCCAAAACTCTTTTGAAACATGCTGAAGTGATTGAATCGATCCATAAAGCGGAAGAGTGGGGTATTGAAACGGGTAATTTAACCTTTTCTTTAGAAAAAATGATAAAAAGGAAAGATGATGTTATTCAGCGTCTACGTAATGGGATTTCCTTTTTATTGAAACAAGGGAAAATTGATGTATATGAAGGCTTTGGCCGAATTGAACAGGATAATCGTATCCAGATCGACGCAGAGCAAAACAATCAAACAATCAATGCTGAAAATATCATCATAGCTACAGGATCAATTCCTGCGGTACCCCCGATAGAAGGATTAGATACTGTTACTTTTGATACGAGTGATACGATATTTGATATCCCTGATATTCCAAAGTCTCTCACTATCATTGGAGGTGGGGTGATCGGTGTTGAATTTGCTTGTATTTTTGCCAGTTTAAATGTGGAAGTTACATTGATTGAAATGGAGGATCGACTCCTTCCAGGTGAAGACAGGGATGCCTCAAAGCTATTAGCAAATGAGCTGAGGAAAAAAGGTGTCAAACTTCTTTTAAATACCAAAGTAGACTGTGTCCACCAAGCAGGTGCCTACAAAACTGTTAATTGTACAGATGATGGAGATAATGAACATGTGATTGAAACTGAAACTTTGCTTGTAAGTGTTGGCCGAAAGCCTAACCTATCAGCCGTTGCAAATTTGAACCTCCTTAAAGACGGACCGTTCATAAAGGTGAATGAACAATTGGAGACAAACCTGCCGAACATTTATGCTGTAGGCGATGTGATTGGTGGATATCAACTTGCCCATGTTGCAAGTGCTGAAGGAATAGTAGCAGCAAATAACGCTGCGGGAGGAAGCGATCAGATCGATTATAAAGTTATACCGCGTTGTATATACACACTTCCAGAAATCGCAAGTGTTGGTATAACCGAAGAGGAAGCACGGACAAAAGGGATTGTATATAAAACAGAACGATTTGATTTATCTGGAAACGGAAAAGCCATTGCAGAAGGACATACAAGTGGATTTTCAAAAATCATATATGAAGAAAAATTCGGTGAAATAATAGGTGTAATCATGGCAGGACCTCATGTTACTGAAATGATATCAGAGGCCTCAGCCTTCATGTATTTGGAAGGGACAATAGAGGAAGCAGCTAAAATGATCCATCCACATCCATCTGTTTCTGAATCATTTTTTGAGAACGCCTCTTCTATTTACAATAAAATGAAACAGCAAGATGTACTTGTCTAACAGTAGATTGCTATAATCAAAAGGAGTATTAAAAAGGGCGGGATCACATGTTAAGTTGGGAAGAAAGACGTCAAATGGTGAAGGTCGCTACCCTGTATTATTTTGAAGGTTTGA
Proteins encoded in this window:
- the lpdA gene encoding dihydrolipoyl dehydrogenase, whose product is MTKTYDIAVVGGGPGGYVAALHAAKLGKKVALVEVTFLGGTCLNKGCIPSKTLLKHAEVIESIHKAEEWGIETGNLTFSLEKMIKRKDDVIQRLRNGISFLLKQGKIDVYEGFGRIEQDNRIQIDAEQNNQTINAENIIIATGSIPAVPPIEGLDTVTFDTSDTIFDIPDIPKSLTIIGGGVIGVEFACIFASLNVEVTLIEMEDRLLPGEDRDASKLLANELRKKGVKLLLNTKVDCVHQAGAYKTVNCTDDGDNEHVIETETLLVSVGRKPNLSAVANLNLLKDGPFIKVNEQLETNLPNIYAVGDVIGGYQLAHVASAEGIVAANNAAGGSDQIDYKVIPRCIYTLPEIASVGITEEEARTKGIVYKTERFDLSGNGKAIAEGHTSGFSKIIYEEKFGEIIGVIMAGPHVTEMISEASAFMYLEGTIEEAAKMIHPHPSVSESFFENASSIYNKMKQQDVLV
- a CDS encoding M20 family metallopeptidase, which produces MDELFAKLEAQYEEMVEIRRHLHQNPELSFEEVETPKFIAAYHEKLGHEVRTGVGGRGVVAKLKGGKPGKTVALRADFDALPIQEENDLPYKSKADGKMHACGHDGHTATLLGLAKALNSVKEELEGTIVFIHQHAEELQPGGAIAMIEDGCLEGVDVIFGTHLWATSPLGEIGYRTGPFMAAADRFTIKIQGKGGHGAQPHRTKDAVVIGAQAITNLQQLVSRRVDPLESAVVSVGAFEAINAFNVIADSVKLTGTVRTFDEDVRDLLENEIERVVKGTCIASDAEYTYNYVRGYPATVNHPEETELVASIAGAVPGVTEVKEVPPEMGAEDFAYYLQHVKGTFFFTGAQNPDWDVTYPHHHPKFNIDERALLVAANTLGAATLTYLKQGSAHVNQQARVK
- a CDS encoding amidohydrolase family protein is translated as MKTKVTNVRLFDGYKLHPDKTMIVFDEKGITVIGKNADGIDADQVIDGEGLTCLPGLMDCHVHLTMDGNPDPFRELSDDSEADGSFRAVVNARKQLEAGVTTVRNVGAQYNIDIALRNAIEKGVIEGPRVLASGKPIVMTGGHGHNMAIEADGVDEIRKAARTQLKAGADLLKLMATGGVMTPNVDPGAAQLDEDELRCACTEASKAGKTTAAHAQGREGIKNAILAGITTIEHGIYLDDELIQMMLTSGTYLVPTLSAPFFIAENGVEGGIPQHAIEKTKIVMEDHKKSFLQAYEAGVKIAAGTDAGTPFNLHGDFPKELELMVEYGMDEVDVLRSATAIAASAMDILKETGSVEEGKRADLLFVEGNPVEEISDVRNVVYVFKNGKCVAKNNEKTPQKV
- a CDS encoding Zn-dependent hydrolase gives rise to the protein MLQQLLSDYDSSLSHSGVNGERLANRLEELSSIGCTSENGSYRLGFSAEERQAKELVKKWMTEAGLTVKEDRAGNVFGRKEGQNNLPAILSGSHVDSVPIGGHFDGPLGVLSALEVAQAWKETGYVPERPFEVVIFSDEEGSRFNGGLTGSTAFVGELDLERQRAMTDKDGLSFEQVLEKVGLSIETIAEAKRNAEEVALFVEVHIEQGKRLEKNDLPVGIVTGIAGPVWLEFTFDGEAGHAGNTPMNDRTDALAAASSFIGKVQELPETMSDSAVATVGKLNVYPNGVNVIPGQVKLYVDVRDIHEETRDQLINKILEAAEVIMGQTGVDVTWKEMIRKQPVPIRKDLQDLFSKAVEANGIEPFFLPSGAGHDAMIVGRHIPAAMLFVRSQDGVSHNPAEWSSLNDCIQGVHVLKTFLERSMDELPE
- a CDS encoding dihydrolipoamide acetyltransferase family protein, whose amino-acid sequence is MAKEIFMPKLSSTMEEGTLLQWLKEEGDPVDIGEPLFEIMTDKINIEVEAYDEGVLLKKYYKVDDEIPVNQIIGYIGEENEELPAESPGLTSDNSSPTESEKQPEKEGSNKQTNSDTQFDKKVRATPAARRIAREQGVKLSSVDGSGQNERIHQRDVAQYLENEKTEKGITPLAEKIANNENIEIDNITGTGVHGKIVKDDVIAAIEGKDHTPEMEVTKSRKLAGIRKVVAENMQKSVNTAPHVTLTSDIDMTKVKELRSQLLPTIENQTGFRLSYTEVIVKAVGSALSLHPNVNTSLVENEIVFNERVNIGLAVSVDDGLMVPVIKDVNEKSLSILTTEAKEMGQLAREQKLKAEKMKGATFTVSNLGMYAIDAFTPIINLPETAILGIGRIQDKPVAIDGTIEIRPMMVVSLSFDHRTIDGAPAAEFLTELKSILENPFKLLA
- a CDS encoding thiamine pyrophosphate-dependent dehydrogenase E1 component subunit alpha, with the translated sequence MYKTLNLPAHIDTGKLIELYKQMWLIRYFDEKVDQFFAKGMIHGTTHLCVGQEASAAGSIAALQKEDKITSTHRGHGHCIAKGAETNRMMAELFGRETGYCKGKGGSMHIADLEKGNLGANGIVGGGIPLAVGAGLTSKMKQEGYVVLSFFGDGASNEGSFHESVNLASIWKLPVVFICENNQYGMSGPVKEMVNVDNIAERAPAYGIPGEVVDGNDVIEIINTVYDAVENARAGNGPSLIEVKTYRWKGHSKSDAKKYRTREEEMTWREKDAIKQFKDLLIKEQIFTEDTAEKLRTEAKQEIEDAVAFAENSPEPAIGTLLEDVYA
- a CDS encoding alpha-ketoacid dehydrogenase subunit beta gives rise to the protein MREITYLEAVREAMSQEMRKNENVFILGEDIGVYGGAFGVTRGMIEEFGAERVRNTPISESAIAGAAVGSALTGMRPILELQFSDFITIAMDQLVNQAAKLRYMYGGKGTVPMVLRTPAGSGTGAAAQHSQSLEAWMTHIPGLKVLQPSTAYDAKGLLKAAIDDDNPVIFYEHKLLYKTKGDVPEEEYSIPIGKADIKRQGNDVTIIATSLMVKKALEAAAELEKEGIDVEVVDPRTLVPLDEETIIESVKKTGRVVIVHEAVKRGGFGGEIASVISESEAFDYLDSPIKRLGGLPIPIPYNPNLEKATVPQVDNIIDSIKEAVRFK
- a CDS encoding bh protein; translation: MKRSEMDFELFCIHCKEDVDHHFTYINGEISQIRCNQCGQVLEIKMDLKKKLSSELYDKIARKPKRLTEEYKEDFRKFIFSIPFRIVKKPYSVYRYIKDTREVFSEHNKIIKKKEKK